The DNA sequence GTAGAAGGCCGGAACGTAGAGCAGCCACACCGAGCGCCAATCGAACACCATGTAGCCGATGATGGCGATCGCCACCAGCGCGATGTTCGTAAACCACACGTTCCACACCTGCTTCGCGCTGCCTTCACCGGTCATCATGAAGTGGAAGCGCTGGAAGAGGATGAGGTGCAAGGGCCCGAGGCCGAAGAGCACCAGCGGATTGCGATAGAGCCGGTACTTGAGCTTGCCCCAGGTCGACAGCGCCCGGTACTCGGCCACCGTCAACGTGGTCACGTCGCCATAACCGCGGTGATCGAGGTCGCCGGAGGACGCGTGGTGGATTGCATGCTCGCGCCGCCACTGCTGGTACGGCGTGAAGGTCAGCACGCCGGTGATGAAGCCGACGGCGTCGTTCCATTTCTGCGACGGGAAGAACGACCCGTGCGCGCAGTCGTGCATGATGATGAACGTGCGCGTCTGCAGGCCGGCGATCGGCAGGATCATCAGCAGGCTGGCCCACAGCGCGTAGTCCATCAGCCAGTAGGCGATGACGACGGCGGAACCTAGCATGAACAACGTGCTGAAGAGCTGCCAGAGCGAGAGGCGGACGTCGGGACCGGCGTAGCGCGACACGGTCTCGCGCCAGTTGGATTCCTTCACGACGGGATTGGCGTTCTTCACGGGCTCGGGGGGGCGGGGGTGGAATCGGAGTCGTACAGGAACTGGAGCGTCACGTCAAACACGATGATGCTGTTGGACGGAATCGCGGCAGAGCCTTGACTCCCATATCCGAGCCCCGGGGGGATGATCAGCTGGCGGCGACCGCCGACCCGCATCCCGCGCACGCCTTCGTCGAATCCGTCGACGACCGCGTTGCTGCCCGTTCTGAAGCGCAGCGGCAACGCCGCTGTGGTGTTCGAATCGAACGGGACGCCGTTCCGCAGGTAGCCGCGGTAGCGCACGCCGACCGAATCACCGTCCACCATCAACACCTGGGTGCCGGCACCCACGGTGATGTCCCTATAGTACAACCCAGACGCGGTTTTCGTTGACGCCGCGAGGTTTACGCCCAACGACGGCTCGAAGTACACGTTCTCGATGTCCGGCACGAACAACTTGCCTTCGAGGCAGCTGCTCGCCAGCAAGGCGACGGCGAGGACAGCGAGGAAAGTGCGCAGCTTCTGCATCGAGTGCTTGGGTCGGTCTGGGAGGCCCACGGACCTTCCGGGGGCGCCTTGCAATCTACCCTGCAAGAGGCCGTCCGGGACCCCTGTCCATCTATAGATAACGCCGCGGCGGGACCAACAGGGACCCGAACAAGAGACCTGCGACCAATGCCAGAATGGCACTGAGCACGGCGACCAGCGTGTCGAATCCCAGCGTGTAGTCACGCTCCATCACGAAGCTCAGCGCGCGGAAACCGACGCTGCCCGGCACGAGCAGCATGATGCCTGGGACGCGCACCAACTGCCCCGGCCGGCGCTTCCAGCGTCCGTACACGTTCGAGAGCGCCGTCATCACGAGGCTGGAAAAGAATACCGATCCGGCAAAGGTCCCGGTGGCGACGGGGCCGAGCCACCCGGAGCCGAGGCGCGTGAGGACGTAGCCGAGGATGGCCGCGCCCATCACGAGCGGGATGTCGCGGCGAGACGCCCGGAACAGCACCGCGAACGACGCGGCCGCCGCGACCATCGCAATCAGCTCGACCCACGGCGGCAAGGCCTCCGGCGTACCGGGCATCGGCGTCCAGCCGATAGCGAGCATCAGCTGCGCGGCCGCCACCGAGCCGAAGGTGAGCTTGAG is a window from the Pseudogemmatithrix spongiicola genome containing:
- a CDS encoding FKBP-type peptidyl-prolyl cis-trans isomerase → MQKLRTFLAVLAVALLASSCLEGKLFVPDIENVYFEPSLGVNLAASTKTASGLYYRDITVGAGTQVLMVDGDSVGVRYRGYLRNGVPFDSNTTAALPLRFRTGSNAVVDGFDEGVRGMRVGGRRQLIIPPGLGYGSQGSAAIPSNSIIVFDVTLQFLYDSDSTPAPPSP
- a CDS encoding fatty acid desaturase, with protein sequence MKNANPVVKESNWRETVSRYAGPDVRLSLWQLFSTLFMLGSAVVIAYWLMDYALWASLLMILPIAGLQTRTFIIMHDCAHGSFFPSQKWNDAVGFITGVLTFTPYQQWRREHAIHHASSGDLDHRGYGDVTTLTVAEYRALSTWGKLKYRLYRNPLVLFGLGPLHLILFQRFHFMMTGEGSAKQVWNVWFTNIALVAIAIIGYMVFDWRSVWLLYVPAFYVAGAVGIWLFYVQHQFEEAYWERNQTWDYATAAITGSSYLKLPAVLNWFTGNIGLHHVHHLGPKIPNYKLKKAHEENPVFQEAPVITLKTAWRSLRLALWDEERGRLIGFRELRTQ